From the Francisella frigiditurris genome, one window contains:
- a CDS encoding SDR family NAD(P)-dependent oxidoreductase: protein MKNYIISGGSTGIGREVIKELSQKGYKIINLDINPPAEMLKNEDYIEVDLSNYKMIDKYIPLDRNYEGIFLNVGIHRAGSIFTQTLEEIEKLINTNLLSNISIIKALENNLNKGASIVFNGSDQCFVGKYNSFAYGLTKGAIAQITKSLALDLSSQGIRVNTVCPGTTDTPLYRQAIDKYSKESRIPLEIVEKEEATEFPIGRIANAKEIAKVVLFLLSDDSSYMTGSLIPVDGGYTAK from the coding sequence ATGAAAAATTATATTATTTCTGGTGGTTCTACAGGTATAGGTAGAGAGGTTATAAAAGAACTAAGTCAAAAAGGCTATAAGATCATTAATTTAGATATTAATCCACCTGCTGAAATGCTAAAAAATGAAGATTATATAGAGGTTGATTTATCTAACTATAAAATGATAGATAAATATATTCCTTTAGATAGAAATTATGAAGGCATTTTTTTAAATGTAGGGATTCATCGTGCTGGATCTATATTTACTCAAACGCTAGAAGAAATAGAGAAACTAATAAATACTAATTTACTATCTAATATATCTATTATTAAGGCTTTAGAAAATAACTTGAATAAAGGAGCATCTATTGTATTTAATGGTTCAGATCAATGTTTTGTTGGTAAGTATAATAGTTTTGCATATGGTTTAACTAAAGGAGCTATAGCTCAAATAACTAAATCATTAGCATTAGATTTATCTTCTCAAGGAATTAGAGTTAACACTGTTTGTCCAGGGACTACGGATACACCTTTATATAGACAGGCAATAGATAAATACTCTAAAGAATCTAGGATACCTCTAGAGATAGTAGAAAAAGAAGAGGCTACTGAGTTCCCCATTGGCAGGATTGCTAACGCTAAAGAAATAGCAAAAGTTGTATTATTTCTGTTAAGTGACGACTCTTCTTATATGACGGGTTCATTAATTCCTGTTGATGGAGGATATACTGCTAAATGA